In Bacillus cytotoxicus NVH 391-98, the following are encoded in one genomic region:
- a CDS encoding DUF3055 domain-containing protein, which produces MEERFFLYDDTVATKTRFVSFMGENERHDLALLYSDRHYGKTIVLDMQRNKFAIIGTDDLNEPGYLEHAFSVSEEIAEELRSFLFELI; this is translated from the coding sequence ATGGAAGAACGTTTCTTTCTGTACGACGATACAGTCGCTACAAAAACTCGTTTCGTTAGCTTTATGGGAGAAAATGAACGCCATGATTTAGCGCTTTTATACTCCGATCGTCATTATGGCAAAACAATTGTCCTTGATATGCAGCGTAATAAATTCGCTATCATTGGAACCGACGATTTAAACGAACCAGGCTACTTAGAGCATGCTTTTTCTGTCTCTGAAGAAATTGCCGAAGAACTGCGCTCATTCTTATTTGAATTGATTTAA
- a CDS encoding YhcN/YlaJ family sporulation lipoprotein — MKRQMFLSFLTLSLFAGCQVANKAEMEREEGSRILVSDKNDMYHSENTNTKLTRVGYSSKQKHEVSNNQVGSINREKVAEMITSMAVKLPDVTNAATLVTDDEVFVVYRANTTNHKLVTDQVYRTALSVVPRYYKAYVSTDQKLISQIQGLQSGQLNDTEYEQSITMLKREMSKNPHLNNTQNETLNDMIKK, encoded by the coding sequence ATGAAAAGACAAATGTTTCTTTCGTTTCTCACCCTTTCTTTATTTGCAGGATGCCAAGTAGCAAATAAAGCTGAAATGGAACGTGAGGAGGGAAGCCGTATTCTTGTTTCCGATAAAAATGACATGTATCATTCAGAAAATACAAATACAAAACTTACAAGAGTTGGCTATTCTTCTAAACAAAAGCATGAAGTATCCAACAATCAGGTAGGTAGTATAAATCGGGAGAAAGTCGCTGAAATGATTACAAGTATGGCTGTGAAACTTCCCGACGTAACAAATGCTGCTACACTTGTAACTGACGATGAAGTATTCGTTGTATATCGTGCAAACACAACTAATCATAAGCTTGTGACAGATCAAGTATACCGAACAGCTTTGTCCGTCGTTCCTCGCTATTATAAAGCATATGTCTCAACAGACCAAAAGTTGATTTCTCAAATTCAAGGACTTCAATCTGGTCAATTAAACGATACTGAATATGAACAAAGTATTACTATGTTAAAGCGTGAAATGAGCAAAAATCCACATTTAAACAATACACAAAATGAGACATTAAATGATATGATTAAAAAATAA
- a CDS encoding MerR family transcriptional regulator has translation MTMRVKEVADLVGISVRTLHHYDEIGLLIPDEVTESGYRLYSNKNLETLQQILFFKELGFPLKKIKEIIMSPSFDREEALQLHRKMLLEKRKRLDKMIATIEKTIKHEKGEIQMTNKEKFEGFDFSHNPYEQEARERWGDEAVDKANKAAASMSKEKQEELNHIYRKLATLRHHAPDSKEAQEAIQEWYDYLQSFGHYSLEAFKGLGKMYVDDERFTKNIDQFGKGLAQFMCDAMAIYANRHPKK, from the coding sequence ATGACAATGAGAGTAAAAGAAGTAGCTGATTTAGTAGGTATTAGTGTGCGCACACTTCATCATTATGATGAAATTGGACTATTAATTCCAGATGAGGTAACAGAATCAGGATATCGCCTATATTCCAACAAAAACTTAGAAACACTCCAGCAAATTTTATTTTTTAAAGAGCTTGGCTTCCCTTTAAAGAAGATTAAGGAAATTATCATGAGTCCGTCATTTGACCGAGAGGAAGCGCTTCAGTTGCATCGGAAAATGCTGCTTGAAAAACGTAAGCGGTTAGATAAGATGATTGCGACGATTGAGAAAACAATAAAGCATGAAAAAGGAGAGATTCAAATGACGAATAAAGAGAAATTTGAAGGATTTGATTTCAGTCATAACCCATATGAACAAGAAGCACGAGAACGATGGGGAGATGAAGCGGTTGATAAGGCGAATAAAGCGGCTGCTAGTATGTCTAAAGAAAAGCAGGAAGAGTTGAATCATATATACCGAAAGCTTGCTACTCTTCGGCATCATGCACCCGATTCAAAAGAAGCACAAGAAGCAATTCAAGAGTGGTATGATTATTTACAAAGCTTTGGCCATTATTCATTAGAGGCGTTTAAAGGTTTAGGGAAAATGTATGTAGATGATGAACGTTTTACGAAAAACATTGATCAATTTGGAAAAGGGTTGGCTCAGTTTATGTGCGATGCTATGGCAATATATGCAAATCGTCATCCGAAAAAATAA
- a CDS encoding YhfC family intramembrane metalloprotease yields the protein MVSNTVITSIIIQLVLSIFVPIIVFIYLRKKYRINWKVVGVGILVFIGFAQILETPLHVFMLGNPTTSKILENPFLYALYGGFAAGIFEEVGRFIAFFFLLKKYQEYKDGFAYGIGHGGIESILIGGLAGLQALIFATSINNGSFAQLIEKTPQLSQVQDALLSAPSYLYLLGGVERMMALVLQISFTMLVLYGVKQKKYIFIIYAVLFHALVDFFAALYQKQVLNIFVTESIFFIFTIFAFILIRNMREKLTTEPSKS from the coding sequence ATGGTTTCAAATACTGTCATTACCAGCATCATTATTCAACTTGTTCTTTCGATTTTCGTGCCTATTATTGTTTTTATCTATTTGCGAAAAAAATATCGTATAAACTGGAAAGTAGTTGGGGTAGGTATTCTCGTCTTTATCGGATTCGCTCAAATTCTTGAAACACCTCTTCATGTATTCATGCTAGGAAATCCGACAACCTCTAAAATATTAGAAAATCCATTTCTATATGCACTCTATGGTGGATTTGCCGCTGGTATCTTTGAGGAAGTAGGACGCTTTATCGCCTTCTTTTTCCTATTAAAGAAATACCAAGAATATAAAGACGGCTTTGCCTACGGAATCGGTCATGGAGGGATTGAATCCATCTTAATTGGAGGACTTGCTGGGCTTCAAGCTCTTATTTTTGCTACTTCTATTAATAATGGTAGCTTTGCACAACTCATTGAAAAAACACCTCAACTGAGTCAAGTACAGGATGCCTTACTTTCTGCTCCTTCGTATCTATATTTACTCGGCGGGGTAGAAAGAATGATGGCACTCGTTCTACAAATTTCCTTTACAATGCTTGTGTTGTATGGTGTAAAACAGAAAAAATATATTTTCATCATATATGCTGTACTGTTTCATGCACTCGTTGATTTCTTTGCAGCTCTTTATCAAAAACAAGTGCTGAATATATTTGTTACAGAAAGTATCTTCTTTATTTTTACTATTTTTGCATTCATTCTAATTCGAAACATGAGAGAAAAACTAACAACGGAACCTTCCAAAAGCTAA
- a CDS encoding YutD family protein yields MEQKQEIHATVSINNVQYEVIQDYRDGFREEAFKERYAEILNKYDYIVGDWGYDQLRLRGFFDDSNQRATYDTKISTVSEYLYEYCNFGCAYFVLRKVKK; encoded by the coding sequence ATGGAGCAAAAGCAAGAGATTCATGCTACGGTGAGCATTAATAATGTTCAATACGAAGTAATTCAAGACTATCGTGACGGTTTTCGTGAAGAAGCATTTAAAGAGCGCTATGCAGAAATTTTAAATAAATATGATTATATCGTTGGTGACTGGGGGTACGATCAACTGAGATTGCGCGGCTTTTTTGATGATAGTAACCAACGTGCGACATATGATACGAAAATTAGCACAGTATCGGAGTATCTATACGAATATTGTAACTTTGGTTGTGCATACTTTGTATTACGAAAAGTAAAGAAATAA